The genomic segment CCTGACCTGGGATTACTTATTCTTTCACCATGCTATTTCATCATTATGAATCCTCCATGCTTAATTTCGACTTTTTAAGATTAAACTTTTTGAAATATTCGGATATAGAGATCGTGTTATCTGAATTCTGTGTCTAGATTTATTGAGTGAACATTACCTAAGATTCTAAAAACAGAGAGTAAAAGAATTGAATTTTCTGTAAATAGCCTGACAATAATTCAAGATCCAGATAATATCATCTATATAGGCCTCTGTACAAACTTATAGAATGATTGTGAAACTGATTACATAAAACAGAATAACTACTTTCTTTAACAAAATGACTCAACTAACTTGAGCATATTTTATTATACCTAACTAAGCACTAACTTTCTCAATATGCCCCTCAAACGAAACAATTAGTAATGAAGAGTGAGCTTGTTGACAAGATGATTGAATCTCGGATGAGACAATGTCTTAGGTATAATGTCTGCAGTTTGTTACATCCATCTTCACTCTATTTAGCTTGTACCTTCTCTCCAAAATAATGAACACCAATATGATTGATGACTGAACGGTTTGCTATTGAGCAGGAAGGATCAAGATTGAGGGCGGATTATGAAGTTACTTGGGACAGAGATGGCTTTTTCCAAAACATGAGAAATAAAACACAGGAGAAAGGTGGGATAAGAGAAATGGCAGCAGCGCATTATAGAAGTGAAGCACCTAGACATCAGCACAAACAGATTTCACGTATCAGTCCTGATGATATGCGCCGAAAGAGATTCAAGGTAAGAGCCAAGTGACGTAAATTAAAACTACGACTGCTCGTAAATTAAAACTACGACTGCTCTGCTAGCCATGATCTTCACGCCAGTTCATATATTTTTAACCCTTTTCTTCTTTACCAAATAGATTTAGTAAATTgccttttttatttataattctcTTATAACACTGACAATTGTTGCTTTTGGTCTGTTGTAGGACTAAGGAATTTGAATAAACAGAACATCTGAAATATTTCTCGAGGAGCTGGAACTAGTGAAAGCGAGTTTATCACTTAAGTTCAGCAGTACATCACAACCAAGTCCTTGTTTTTCACTCACTAGCGAGTGTATCTTTGTAACCTCAATAGTCAATACATCACAACCAAAGACCTTTGTTTTTCACGAGCGAGTGTGTCTCTGTAATACATCACGACCAAGCCCTGGTTTTTCATTGTTTAACTCGAAATGTAATAATAATTGGATGTTTTAGGCCGCTGCTGGTATATTGTACGTCAATACATCACAACCAAAGACCTTTGTTTTTCACGAGCGAGTGTATCTCTGTAATACATCACGACCAAGCCCTGGTTTTTAATTGTTTAATTCGAAATGTAATAATAAATGGATGTTTTAGGCTGCTGCTGGTATATTGTACAAATAACTAGCAGTGATGTTgtaattttgcaaaaaaaaagtTCCAATCTTTATAATAAGGTGATATTTAAGGTTTTAAAGTATTgaaatttttgtttaattaattagtttccaATTTTAGTATTTATAAATAGACACGAGTAATGTTGATTATTAGTTGACGAATATATTCAGGTGATAGATCTTTATTCTACATCAAATTCCATAAATATAACATGCTTATTATCTATTGGAATTTTCGTACAAGTTCGTCTTGAAGATTTCGACCAGTCGCATCAACAATTTTCAATTAACGGGTTTAAACCAAtagtcttttttcttttcttgttttgAATTTCTCTATAAATCTTATAATCTGTCTGTCAGACTTGACTAATCTGCCACACGACGATATCGTCGAAACTACTTGATCATTACACGACTGCACGCAAATTCCATAAATCATTACACGGCTGCACGCAAATTCCATAAATCATTACACAGCTGCACGTAAATTATTCATTGAAATTTTGAAGAAATTACTTCTTCATGATTCTTGTTTGAAGATTGTCGAAGCATACTGCATCAAATTAGGTACAAAAAACTGATTGCGTGAGGTTgtcaaggttttttttttatttttttgaccgTTTTGTCACTTAACTAATTGGTAAGTAATGATTGCATTATCCTATAGTGGGATATTATATACAATTTAATTGCTTTAAGCAATCAGTTCTTACAAAACATGAGTTGCTTTTCGAGTAATTTTTACATGGATTACTGAAACATGCTAAACAGAGAGATTCATTGAATTTGAAAAATCTCTACCCCATGTTACAAAACAtccaaaatatatatacatatatatatatatatttacacaggtagttggaaaaaaaattaaaaacccagaaaaataacAGGGAAATAGAAccaaaatgagaaagaaaaaaagaaaaaaaaatagggaCAATCACATTCACCAGCTTCTCCGATGGCCTTGTTGTCGAGGAGATTTGTTGTTAATCCGAGGAGAAGATACACCTTCAGTCACCAAATTTTTTTCACTCAATTTCTTAACATAATCTTTCTTGTTTACCGCTGAACTTTTTCGGGTGGAGCTGTCCTTTAACGTTGGAACAACGTACCATCCAATCGAAGTACATAGAATCGCAATGGATCGACCAAAAAAAGCCAACAAGATCAAGATCACGATCACAACAACCGGCAAGTAATACGAGGGTCGTCTCAACTTATCAAACTTAACCATGCTCCATGGTTGTAATAAGTTGTTTATGACCTTGCTACTCTGTTCCGACCTTTGTGACTTCTTTACTTCTTTCACAGCTATAGGAAACTTATCATGGGTTGTTTCTGAGTTTTGCGTTGATTGTTtctctttgactaataagtcttcaTTACCAGCAGTACGAGAAGTACTCTTATTAGTTTTATCTGCTTCTTTCTCACTGTCCTTCAACTTAACGATGATTGGAACCAAGTCGTTCGAGTTCTTGTAAACAAATCTGACGAAAGATATGTCTTCTGAGGCTGCACTTTGTTCATAAATCTTCTGCCTTTTCTCTTCGAGATCAGCCAAAAGCGCTGAGAACTTGTCCAGACCACGAGTGGCATAAGGGTTCTTGTCCTTGTTGTTATGATTCCTGCTGAAGGCAGTTTTTCTTGACTTTTTCGGTGTAGAACTGGGGCTGGTTCCGGCGCTACAGCTCAGGCTCATGGGTACTTCGTCCTGATGATCTCGATTTTGATGTTGGTGTTGATGATCAGAAGAAGGGTGAAGAGGGCTACCGCAGATTAGAAGTTTCAACATATAAGAGATTGGTTTGAGATGATTGTGGTTTTGGTTTGACTGAAAGAGAGTAATAGGTgagtacatatatatatgtgtgtgtgtatatattatCCCCTTTGGAAGACCAGATCAATCAAAGCGTATTCAATCAAAAGCTATGAAAAATTGAGACCCTATAGAAGCTTCCTATATTTATTATTCTAGTTTGACTTACTTACAATAGAGGAAAATAGTTATTActgttattttaatttattattattataattatttgttCCAACCAAACTAAGCATAAGGAGAAAATATTGGTTCCAagatataaattatttaaattgataaatTTAGTCTCCTCCATTTACTTGGAGGAAGAGGCTTGAATAGGTCCACTTTTGGTATGGTCGTCATTGTCTATCTTACTATTATTCATAATATTAAAATCAGAAAGATAATTAAGGTTGGATGTGAGATATATGTCTTCTGGAAGAGAGTCATTTTCCAAGGTAAGTTAAGATTAATTTGCAAAAGTAAAATCAAATGATGTTTTTTGGGGAAATTTGAAGAGTGAGAATTGTGGACTATGGGGATCCACTTCAGGTGGAATATCGCCTCTAATTATCGATACACAAATTATATGGCATCACCATCTGATTATCCTTGCACGAGTTATTGAATACAACATCTTTAATATAGTGGGGTTTACTTTTGGaatcttaaattttttttggTACAATGTTTAATGGGGAGGGTAGGCTTTTTTGAATCTAGAGAAAGGGCTTTGAGAATTTATTATTTCCTCTGCATAACATTTTTAATATGCACAGCATCTTATTTTTTCAGACATTGATTGGCTACACTTTGTTTGATATGGTATACTTAGTGAGAGGACAATAAGTATATGTGACCACTCCCTTCTTCTCTCTTCCAATACATTAACCAAAACAAAAATCAACTCAAAACTTATATATAAAAGCCAAAACTCATCTCTTATATGTGGACACTTCTCATCAGCAGCAATAATTCTTGGCTGCCTCAGTCAGAAGACATTTTCTTTAGGATaacaaggaaaaagaaaaaaagttgtCCATAGTACTCGTAAGTAGGTTTGGTTAAAGGGAAGCTATCAATATCACCCACGATGATAAGTCTGCTATTGtgacatttattactgtaaacaaaaaattaaagggTCGAAACTGGGTAGCAAGATTACAGAGAGAGAGAAGAGCTATTATAATTATATAATGGGAAATAGTTAAGTATATTGACTTGTGAGCACAGCACAGTAGTTGTGCTCTTGTATTGTTATTGCGATCGTGGTTCCAACGTTAAAAGACAGCTCAACTCAACTCTCAAGCCGAAAAAGAACTGGTAAACAAGGACGATTATGTGTGAAGAAGGTAACCACCGCCCAAGGTGTATCTTCTCCCAGTGTCTTTTAACTTCTATGACAGTCTAATTGATATattctttcccctttcttctagTCTCACATATTGTTTAGCTCTAATTGATATTTTGACATTTGAATATAAAAAACTTGTAAATCTTAAATTTGgcaaattttatataaatatatttttatttaaaagataattttactTTTCTATTATTGTGATTTTTCGGAATATTACTTTCTCATTATTGTAATTTTCGGAATATTAAGTTTCATATtattccttatttagcttgattttatcacaatatgattatataaaacaaatatttTGTACTTACTcaaaattatttctaaaatatttgtcttttatttttcgtcCAGCTCAAGGTAATAAACTTCAGAAAACTAAATCTTTGaagtaattaattgttatttctataTTGAGATATTTGATCtgacacaggtattagctgtccccaccaaaTTCGTATCTGTCGGATCCGAATCTTCTAAAAATGGAAAttcttcattaatcaagaatatctttAAATATTCTTACTTTTATTAGGAGATTTTTTCTTAGCCTTTCTGAGCACGAAATTGACTATATAAAAGGCTTCTAAGGTATTGAGAAATAGTGAACTCGttggtgcataatttgtgagtgtattgtaatatttgtgagaattccttatttgtattcaagatcatagtattcacgtgatcttgtagaaaaatgagtgtttagtttttgtggtgagtttatatcACGTTCATGAGttaatacacattgtaatttgaacacaacttttatagtcttcgggagatgatttttacaagccttgcatcgagaggatgcaagcactcgttgaccattgaagggagttcaagtggttgagcgtttcaaccAAGattagattagtgaagagaagtacaacaaagttgcgacaaatatcaagagggagtcttgttttgtttaagtcaatattttgtacttatgattctttattaattggttttattctctaggCGTGGCCCCAAAGAGTAGATTATTCGAAAGGGTttatgaaccttgtaaaaatctggtatgttctttattgtttttgcactgtcttttttattgtgttcagtttctgtcgtgataagttcggattctgtcccgacagatctgaaatctgtttcaacatttaattcaCATTCCGCAGCTTATTAATTCAcatagtttaattaatttggtaattactaaaaacagaatttcaattggtattagAGTCGGTCgctcatttctgagtgtgatcttggtttattccatTTGTTGTCCTTGTTATTgaaatgtcttttttcacagaaggaggctCCATAACTTGCCCCCCGTTACTCAATGATTCTAACTATCCAtgttggaaagttagaatgagaggcttcatcaaatctcaagatgaaaaggcttggagagctgtgttgagtggttggactcctccagcagaaagcaatgatgtaactaaggtaaaatctgaacttgattggactgatgttgacgataaactgtccagttacaataataaagcattacatgctatttttaatggtgttggtgaatgttacattaaattgatttcttcacgTGTTTCGGCCAAAAAtgcttggaaaatccttcaaacccaatgttatccagatttccggatagcgtttagattgatggcctcggggaagcagaattatcgatgtctttcacggtaggtgaccagagctcgcggatgaacagaaaggcttcacctctcccgcttggtgtccggattactcttccaagcaaacacaatacggaaactcgtcaactctcccggactcccgaaggggtatccttcggggaagctccttccaggagaagctctccgagtggtctccgcggaagcagttccgtgcctcgcacggaacaaagccaaacggtcgagtcctggaggaggcatatttggaatgatatccgcctgacacaggatcccgcctgacacgcccgtcaggtcaaagccgcacacatcccagcacgcctaagggtaccttttcgcctactgttccgctgacaacttggaaaagacggctgactttgtgtgttccccatactttcacgtaaatatacccacatagagtcttatagccatgctactacagtaattgtatccctatttatggctggtgtaattaagactcatgtacgtagagaaaaaccctaatccaaaaccctagctataaagaccccttcattttacaagaagagggacgaacaaatcatatagcaaaaactctactaaaatctctctagcttcatcttcttcaagagaacccgagagaaacactgtgagtgtgtgaagttcttgtgcaccagccatcttactgtaaccttttccaagtataataacatcgactcgtggactaggacttgttaacgcctgaaccacgtaaaaacgctgtttgtttagttacatttcagcatttctacagttcttatctttttattattccgttagttattcgtttccgaaaaactcggtaaacattttggtgctttcattgagagctgtaggaagttgttagtcagctctttttctgtgtacgttttttgtattcacttcgtgctaaagagatggtgactacgagaaaatccgctgttgacaaaaatgctacggtcaaccccgataccgtgatggaagatgtggtgcaaagcgaacccttagactaccaaggtgaagacccgacatcccgccaggatcaggtcagtaccgaagatacaacatacttagaagacgaagaagagtatgtccaagacggttattacaaggacggctgctactatgagaaggacccagaactggtccaagtagccgaagaactggtggccactaaggccaagcttactgagcaggagcgcgtctccgaaagaatgcaacgcatgatggaacgcctccaaagtaagttcggagatctaggcgactcggacgaggatgcctctgttctaggtggtgctgatgcccccatgccggatccagccgctgctggaccatccaaagccgcccctaacaagggcaaagaaaaagttggagagcctgtgcgcgccgacgcccctgcacctcctaaaggcgtgaatcaccaggccgactgccccccccgcgtgcagaaggtctctggcgctcctaagcccagacgtccttcagccccaagggggcactctgtgcctaaagggcccggtgctaaggcacccaggcctaggggaaggaacaaccgccccagtgattccgtcaatcaggacggtcgggctgcgaactcgcactccgaagatagctggtccacggtggacctaagaagaaggttggaggccaagtatgaaaaggccaaaggggaaaaggcccggcctcgcggagatgacctccgaaatcatattaatgacaagctccggggacgtgacctcccggaaagcgatacgaagaggctcgaggaacagattgctgccttgaccaagctggtccggaagcaaagtggggccctgtcagattcagaggaggaagacccggaaccatgtattaggaggatcgcggaaacgtccttcccggataacttcaaaatgcctcacatagaattatatgatgggaggacagacccgcgtacccacctagctaaatacaataaaatgatgcaagtggcgcgtgtcagtgaggacgccaaatgcatgtgcttctcactcacccttaccaagtccgcggaggactggtggaaaagattagctcccggatcaatccacagttggaaggagctacagtccgcgtttaggaggcagtttattgctgcccgcgaccacgacatggaggttggttccttaaccaacatcaagcagcaacccactgagaacctcaaagctttcattcagagaatgatggaagctgctgcaaaaaccaaggtcagcgatgacatgaagctgatcgcccttcaatcgggccttactgtcggctccctgctgtggggggaaatgcaaaggagacgggcagaaacactgtccgaattcatgtcaaaagctcagggaatcatcaaccttgaggatgcctaccagcaggcctttggagttcccccggctccaaccccttccgtgactgcgccgagctttgcttcgcaagctcccgcaccagccctcacgcttccaggagcccgattcactcctagtgtgtatgggccttccgcgtctgctcagacgccgagtcaaacccatttctctgggtacggagcagtacaaaccggatgtagtatcgctcctggcatgccgcagccgcaagcggaagccccagaacgaaatttgagccaatcgcggagcaaacgaagcggaagaaactccaactggggagaccattcaaagaaaccccgaaaggactatgagcccaagttcacggaatataccagtttgatagacttgcgagagaatgtctatcgggcgacctgtaatatggtcaactacaggaagcccccgaaagtgtctcacggaggaaggcgtccacgagactccaataagaggtgtgagtttcacggagacgtggggcacaccacgaatgagtgccttcagctgaaggatgagatcgagtccctggcaagagcgggacacctcggtcagtgggtgaggatacccattatctatcccggacagggggtagttcacggagctgcatattccccgggacagaggggggccgctagcgctcctggagccggtcacccccaagctcccgggtctcagttcccagcacttcctgctccacccgctccggcgcccattgccttgttggctccaggaccaggcaacccatatccgcccggccttgctccgccacccgttgacggacacgtcgccaccattttcggaggaccacaccttgccggaagtacccgcaactcccagaagaggtacttgaaggagttagagcacgccgaggagatgtgcgctttggtccaatcacctgctcaacgtccccgaatgatggatcttcccatcaccttcacggaggacgatgctcgacatgtgcacttcccccacaacgatcccctcgtagtggaagcccagattgccaataagaaggtctcacggatcttgatcaataacggaagctccgtgaacatcctcttcaaagcggccttccacgcgatcggattgaccgagacggacctggccccatgccccatccagcttcaaggtttcaatggggacgcactcatgccattaggcaaaattcaacttccagtcaccctcagaggagaaagcgacgcttgtgccttcaagcatagcacattcgtggtggtcgattgccccacggcgtataatgccatcttaggccgaccagtCCTGATCGAGTGTGGGgtcataacctcgatacgccacttatgtttgaagtttccatgcgacgatgggcgtattggcaccctccgaggagaccaaagaagtgcacggagctgttataacgtctccgtccgatccgtctacacggtccaagagacgtttgttgccattcctttggcggaagaattgccagaaactgggggtgctcaggaggcatactttgacgaactcgacccaagagtgggaatcgagaaggcaatagagccgatggaggaagtcgaagaggtgatcctcaacccgggagagcccaccaaggtcattcaggtggggaaaaacctgccgtcggccgttcgagataagatcgtggccactgtgaaggataatcaggatatcctggcatggtgccacgctgatatgacggggattaatcccaatgttgcgtgccacgcactcaacatagacccatctgcaactccaattcgccaaaagaggaggccgctagacccagtgagagccgaagccgtcaaagctgaagtggacaaattgatgtccataggctttctccaggagtcgcactatcccgtgtggttggccaacccagttctggtcccgaaacccgatgggtcctggagaatgtgcattgacttcacggacctaaacaaggcctgcccgaaagattgtttccctctcccgcgaatcgatcaaatggtagacgctacttccgggtacgaactcttatccttcatggatgcgtactccggatacaaccagatcaagatgcatgtcgcggaccaggaacacaccagcttcctcacggacaagggtgtctactgttacgtggtcatgcctttcggtttgaagaatgctggggcgacgtaccagcgtctggtaaacaaaatgttcaaggaccaactggggaggaacatggaggtgtacgtggacgacatgttggtaaagtccaagacctccggggaccacagtgacgaccttgaggaagctttcgccgtgatccgaaagtacgggatgaaactaaatccaaagaaatgtactttcggggtctcgtctgggaagttcctcggtttcattgtcagctcccgcggagtggaagccaaccctgagaaaataaaggcgttcatagatatgccttccccccggaaacataaagatgtccagagcatTACCGGAAGggtagctgctctcagccgcttcgtatccaaggccactgacaagtgtatccccttcttcaatgtgttgcgaggaaacaagaagttcgagtggacccccgaatgcgaagcaaccttccaacacctcaaagaacatttaacccgagctcccattctgtccaaacctgtcgaaggagaggcgttgttcttatacttagctgtgactgagcacgcagtaagtgccgctctcgtccgggaagatggccgtatccagctccctgtgtattacgtaagcaagaggttattggacgccgagtccagatattcgatgatcgagaaactctccctctgcttgctgatcgcctcacggaagctgaggccatatttccaggcgcacaccatcaaagtactcaccaaccaccctctccgacaagtcctgcagaagcccgagtcttctggcagattgcttaagtgggccatggaactgagccagttcgacgtccactaccaaccacgtgtttccataaaaggtcaagctctcgcggactttattgtggaatgctcgggaatgaatgacctcccggaagatactgtcccggaacttcccacctggaaggtctatgtagacggagcctcaaatgaaaaaggagctggagcgggggtcatcctaatatctccccaagggcatcagctccagagcgccatccgtttcgcgttcccagcatccaacaacgaggcagaacacgaagccatgttagctgggttacgactggccagagaagtcggagcccaaaaaatcgaagtatacagcgactccctacttgtggtaaaccaaatatccggggaataccagacgaaaggcgaaaggatggctgcctacgtgtctctctcccgcgatctactgcagcatttcaaaggctaccaaatccgccaggtcccccgggaccagaactcactcgcggacacgctggctaagcttgcaacggacccggagattgaacagtatggcttagtccccatcgggcacttagaagcccccagtactgagacacgaaggataaacgccatcatcgaccattcccactcctggataggacccatcctcagatttctcaccaccggagagctccccacagataaagctgacgcaaggaagctccaatatcaagctccccgatatgtggttatggatggaaagctttaccgcagggggttgtccatacccttccttaggtgtgttgccggaaccgaagtcagcaccatcatccatgagattcacggaggcttctgtggcgatcatacctccgggctgagcctctccaaaaagatccttcgacaaggatacttctggcccaccatgaagaaggattgtgtggattatgtcaggaagtgtgagcagtgccagaggtacgccaaggttccgcgagcgccgcctacagaaattaccctaatgaccagcccctggccgttcgccgtttggggcattgacctagtaggttccctcccaactggaaagggtggagtgaagtacgccatagtcgcggtagactacttcaccaaatgggctgaagctgaacctatgaacacggtcacataaaaaaaagcactggattttgtcatcaggaatatagtgtgtcgttttgggcttccacagaaaattgtgtccgacaacggaaggcagtttgacagtgaacacttcacgaacttctgtgcttcgcatggaattatcaaaagcttttccgcagtcgccagaccccaggctaatgggcaagtggaagctgtaaacaaaatattaaagaccacgttgaagaaaaaactccaagcctgcaaggctcactggccggaagaacttccgcgagtactttgggcctatcgcacaacagagagaacttcgacggggcacacgccttattccatgaccttcggttgcgaggccgtcatcccagtagaagctatgatcccctctcacaggcaagacacctacgatcctacccggaaccatgccctcctccaggagtccttggacatgatcgaagagctccgggagcagtcgcaggtccaactaaaaatgtaccaaggcaagatagcccgacactttaacatgagattCCAGAGctgtacattcgaagttggggatcttgtcctactgagagtatttcctgctacgcaggacccgggagtaggagtcctcggacccaactgggaaggcccctacgaagtccaagaaaaagtgggccatgggacgtatcacttaaagagactcgacggatctaaagtcccgcgcgcctggaacgcggagcacct from the Humulus lupulus chromosome X, drHumLupu1.1, whole genome shotgun sequence genome contains:
- the LOC133807364 gene encoding uncharacterized protein LOC133807364; this translates as MYSPITLFQSNQNHNHLKPISYMLKLLICGSPLHPSSDHQHQHQNRDHQDEVPMSLSCSAGTSPSSTPKKSRKTAFSRNHNNKDKNPYATRGLDKFSALLADLEEKRQKIYEQSAASEDISFVRFVYKNSNDLVPIIVKLKDSEKEADKTNKSTSRTAGNEDLLVKEKQSTQNSETTHDKFPIAVKEVKKSQRSEQSSKVINNLLQPWSMVKFDKLRRPSYYLPVVVIVILILLAFFGRSIAILCTSIGWYVVPTLKDSSTRKSSAVNKKDYVKKLSEKNLVTEGVSSPRINNKSPRQQGHRRSW